The Nitrospiraceae bacterium genome segment ATTCCCTTGCAGTAATTAATATCTGGCATTATTTCTTTTGCATTGTCTATTGCAGCCGGATCATATGCTGTCACTTTTGCTCCATACTTGATTAGTTTCTCGATTATGAAAAGAGAAGGGGCTTCGCGTATGTCATCTGTATTTGGCTTGAATGCAATTCCAAGCACTGCAATTTTTTTACCTTTGAGATTTTTAAGCTCTTTTTTTATCTTCTGAACTGCGAGATCACGCTGCATGTCATTAGTTTTAATAACTGCCTTGACAACATTCATAGCAACATTATTTTTTTTACCCGCATTCAGAAGAGCCTTTACATCTTTTGGAAAACATGATCCTCCGAACCCAGGGCCTGCATGAAGAAACTTGGAACCAATCCTATGATCAAGCCCCATGCCTTTGGCAACGGTATTAACATCAGCGCCGACCTTTTCGCACAAATTTGCTATCTCGTTTATAAATGAGATTTTTGCTGCAAGGAAAGAATTAGAGGCGTATTTTATCAATTCAGCTGTCTCTATATCAGTTATAACAAAAGGTGTTTCTAGCAGATAGAGAGGCTTATAAAGATCCTTCATCACTGCTATTGCCTTATGGCTGTGTGCGCCTATGATGACTCTGTTGGGCCTCATAAAATCCTCTATTGCCGCGCCTTCCCTGAGAAATTCAGGATTTGAGACAATATCAAAATCAATTTCTTCGCTGAGGTGTTTTGAGACTATTTCTTTGAGTTTTCTGCCGGTACCAACAGGGACAGTGCTCTTTGTTACGATGATCTTATAGCTGTTCATATGCTTTGATATTTCCTTGGAAACTCCTTCAACATAACTAAGATCAGCAGAACCGTCTCCTCTTGGAGGAGTTCCCACTGCAATGAATATTACTGAAGAGGACTCTACTGCCTCTTTAATTTTTGTTGTGAATTTCAATCTTTTGTTTTTGATGTTTTTCTGAACAACATCATCAAGTCCTGGTTCGTAAAATGGTATATGTCCTTTTTTGAGAGTGCGTATTTTCTTCTTATCTTTGTCTACACAAATTACATTCAAGCCGAACTCTGCAAAACAGGCTCCAGTAACAAGACCTACGTAACCTGTTCCTATTATCCCAATCTGCATCTGAATCCTCCGATTATTTTTTGCTCATTTCCCATGTTTTTGCGTATTTGAGGAAAGTATAATAACTGTAAAATACTGCAAGTATCAATCCATGCAATCCATCCATAAAGCCCATTCTTATAAAAAACATCTTGATGAATGTGGCAAGGGGCTTTATTGTCAAATCAAAAATTCCGGCTGAAACCCCATTTTTTTCCATCTCTCTTGCGCTGAGAGAGGAATAATTATCCATTTTTTTTATAAACTCCGAGATTGAGGTATAAGTATAGTGCTCAAGATGGTTTTTAAGGTATGCAGCGCTGCCATTCAAAATTATTTTTTCATGAACTTCCCGCTCTTCCATATGTCCTGAATCTTTTTTGAAAACTCTGAGGGTATAATCAGGCCACCAGCCGCTGTGTTTTATCCACTTGCCCAAGAAAAAATTTTTTCTTGGAAGATAAAACCCATCAAATCCATCATTTTCTATTGCATTTTTTATCTCATTTTTGAGTTCAGCAGTAACTCGCTCATCCGCATCAAGTATAAGAACCCATCTGTTCTTAGCAATATCTACCGCAGACTGTTTTTGCTTTGCGTATCCCTGCCATTCTTTTTGAAAAATTTTGTCTGTGTATTTTTTACATATCTCCAATGTTTTATCTGTGCTGAATGAATCAAAAATAACTATCTCCGCGGCATCTCTTACGCTTTCTAAAGCGTCAGCTATATTTTTTTCTTCATTTTTTGTAATGATCACAACTGACAGTGGGATCAATACATGCCTCCGGTAATTGTGGCTGTGACAGAGCCTATCGCTATTTTGGCAGAGAGTTTGACAGGAATTCTCTTTTCGTCATCAGTAACCCATATATAGACATCGCCTTTTTTGAAGAAAATTCCCTCAGACTGCATAGAGGGCTTTACGAGGAGAGTATCTACCATTCCCTTCGGTGTCATTATTTTTTCTTTTTTCAGCACGAAAACCTCAACATTCCAGACTTTTTTATTGTCGAAAACAGTAACGTGAAGGGATTTCCCGACTTCGAGTCGAAGAGTTCTAAGATAGTAAAAGCTTGCAAGAGTGTCGAAGGCAAATGACGGAAGATCGTAGACAATTTTTTCATTGTTTATGTAATCAATATAAGTAACTTTACTGATATCGTTTCTAAAAACAAATTCTTTATCTCTTCTGTGTCTGCCCTCCCGTATCTTCACTCTGTAATGAGAAGGCTGTGCGCCGAAAGCTATATGTGGATTTTTCAACAGAGTGCTTTCTATTCTGTCTTCAACCGTGTAGAAAACAGACACCCAGTCTGCAGATTTTGCAGTGCTCATAATCTTGATATGCTCGTCTGTTTCTGTTATTTCGAGTGTTGATGTGCCGGCTTTTATGCCTGTCCATGTTATGTCATATGTAAATTTTTCCGGAATGGTAAATGAAGATGCGCTGTTAGGGCATATTAAGCTTGATGCGGCAAATACAAATAAAATCATGCCAACTGCAGTATATTTTTTTAATTTTGCTTCTAGATTTTTCATTTTTCCTCTAATAGAATTTAGTCTGAGTGTCAGTAATCTATGCGTAATATATTATGTTATATTACTCCATGATCGTTATTCCTGCAATAGATTTGAAGCAAGGACAATGCGTAAGGCTTCTTCAGGGGAAAAAAGAAGAAGTTACTGTTTATTCAAATTCGCCTGCTGAAACAGCAAGACTATGGGAGTCCTGCGGAGCAAAACTTCTGCATGTTGTCGACCTTGACGGCGCATTCACAGGAAGTCAGAAAAATCTTGACGCAATCATAGAAATAAGAAAAGCAGTCTCTCTTGATATAGAAGTCGGCGGAGGAATCAGGGATATAAAAAAAATCGACAAACTGATAAATATCGGCGTCAACAGAATAATACTAGGCACTGCAGTAATAGAGAATCCTGATCTTTTTAAAGAAGCCTGCAAAAAATACTACGGTAAAATTCTTGTAGGGATAGACGCAAGAAATGGGAAGGCTGCTGTAAAAGGCTGGGTCGAGGATACTGATTTCGACGCAAAAAAACTTGCGAGAGATTCTGAGAACTCAGGAGCAGCAGGAATAATATACACAGATATTTCCAGAGACGGAATGCTCACAGGCCCGAATATAAAAGCAATGCTGGAAATGGTTGACAATGTTCAAATTCCCGTCATCGCATCAGGCGGAGTTTCGTCATTAGAAGACATTAAAAACCTCAAACAAATAAAAAATCTATGGGGAGTAATTGTCGGAAAAGCGATTTATTCAGGAGCAGTTGATTTAAAAGAAGCGATAAAAATTGGTGCCGAAGGCGGGATTTGAACCCGCACAGTCTTGCGACCACTAGACCCTGAACCTAGCGCGTCTGCCAGTTCCGCCACTTCGGCTTTGGTTATTATATAATATTCTTGCTTTATGATGCAGAGCATGGATTTAATATTATGAACAATAAAGTTAAAAGAGTATTTATAGCTTCTGTTATAGGAATTGCTTCAGGTTATCTTCTGCTAATATTATTTGTTTATGCATTCCAGGACAATATGGTTTATTTCCCAACTAAAGATATAGCGAAAAACCCTAAAAATATCGGCCTGAAATTTGAGAACCTTACAATAGAAACAAGCGACAAAGTGAACATTTCAGCTTGGTATATTCCGGCTAAGAATGAAAGGGGAGTTGTTCTTTTCTGTCACGGCAATGCTGGAAATATCTCGCACAGGACCGATTCAATACTCATATTCCATGATCTGCGAATGAGCGTGCTTATTTTTGATTACAGGGGTTACGGGAAAAGCGGGGGCAGACCAACAGAGAAGGGGACATATTTGGACGCAGAAGCGGCATGGGATTATCTTGTTAAAACAAAACGTATATCTCCTAAAAAAATTCTTATTTTCGGCAGATCACTGGGAAGCGCTGTTGCTGCTGAACTTGCCTCAAAGCATAAGGCAGGTGCATTGATTATTGAATCAGGATTCAAATCCATACCTGAACTGGGGCAAAGGCTTTATCCGTACCTGCCTGTAAAACTCATATCACGTTTTCAATATTCCACAATAGATAAAGTCAAAAACATAAACACTCCCAAGCTTTTTATCCACAGCCCGCAGGATGAGATGATACCATTCGAACACGGCTTAGAGATTTTTTATGCTGCAAAAGGACCCAAGGAATTTCTCGAGATATCAGGAACTCATAATGAAGGTTTTGTAATATCAGGAAAGACTTATATCGATGGGCTTAATAAATTTATTTCAAAACATTTTTAAGATTATTTAAGCAAGACCTGATTTTCTTTTGAACGGGACTCTCCGATGCTTGTCACATATATCGCAGGTTTATCAACAACAGGACACTTTGTCTCGCAGATTCCGCAGCCAATGCAGAGATCAAGGTCAACTCTCGGCTGTTGAATAAGAATCTCCTTTCTGTTTCTGTCTCTGACCTTTGTTTTTTCAAACCATATTGCTTTTTTAGGAGTAGGACAGACTTCTTCGCACACGATGCATGGAGTTGCATGTGCATGAGGCAGGCATCTGCCTTTGTCTATCATAGCAAGACCTATTTTTATCTTCGCTTTTTCTTTTAAATCCAATTTTTTTATCGCGCCTGTTGGGCAGACCTGTCCGCACAGAGTGCATCTGTATTCGCAGTATCCAATCCGCGGCACAAGAATCGGAGACCATATCCCTTCAAACCCTGCTTCCAAAAAAGTCGGTTGAAGTCCGTTTGTGATGCAGACCTTCATACATTCGCCGCATTTTACGCATTTTTGAAGAAAATCTTTTTCTTCAAGAGAACCGGGAGGTCTTATTAAATCCTGTTTATAATGGCCTGAATTTAAAAACGGATTCTGTCTGAGAAAAGGCAGAACAGAGATTCCTGTAATCATTGATGTAACCACTCTTCTTCTTCCTAAATCCATTGATGCTGATGCCTTCCTGCCTTTGAATCCAAAGCTCACTGCATTTTGAGGGCATATATCGTCGCAGTTCCAACAGTAGTAGCACTCTGCATCCCTCCATTTTTCTTTTTGATCAGGCGAGGCATTGCCCTGACACACACTGCCGCATGCGCCGCATGAGTTGCATCCTTCGCTCACAGATCTTTTTAGAATGGAAAATCTCGAAAGAATTCCGAGCAGCGCTCCAAGAGGACAGAAATATCTGCACCAGAATCTTTTTTCAAAAAGATTAAGACCAAGAATAAAAATAAATATCCCGCCAACGAACGCTGCCTGAAGATAAAAAGGCTGCTGGAATGAGAGCAGGGTTTTTTTAAGAACTGAGAATACTGGTTCTGAAATCGAAGATAGTCCGCTGATGTTTAGATTATATATAGCGTCAAAGAATGCGCTTACAGAATAATTAAATATCGGATATATGCTCACTGAAAATGACCTTATGAGCAGAGAGAGCGGATCCAGAATCCCTGAGAGCTGCAAAGTGAAAACAGATGATGTGATTAAAAATATCAGAATATAATATTTAATTTTATGCCAATTAAGAGGTTTTGTTTTTGGATTATACTTTTTGAGAGAGCCTATGATGTTGTTCAAAGTGCCCAAAGGACAGACCCATCCGCAGAAAACCCTTCCGAGCAGAAGTGTTGCGATTATTGTGATTATCGAGAGATAAAAACCTTCGGCAACAGAATGATTCGACAACAAAGTTGTTATGGATATCAGAGGGTCGAAGTCGAGGAATATTTTTACAGGATAGCCAAGTTCATCCCTGCCCTTAGATTCTGTCTGGAGAAAAAGAAAAATAAAGACAAGTAAAAATAAACCTTGTGTTATCCTGCGCAGATTCTTCATTAGATGTTTATTTTTTTAATCATGAGTCTTTCAATGTCTGTTCTGCCTAGTCCCATCTTATCTGCAATCTTCAGATAACCGAGGTCGCTTCCCTTCATCCCAAAAAGCGTTGCTCCATAAGAATCAACCGCGACCTGATCTACTCCGACAATTACAGTATCGAGTTTTTTAACATCAGCAATATCTCCGCCCTGCGGACCATTTCCTGTAAGTATCCTTACAGCATCAAGTATAGTTAATGTTGGTTTTATGATGATCCCGAGGTCGGCAAGACTTTCATCTATCCGCTGGTGAATGC includes the following:
- a CDS encoding DUF3108 domain-containing protein codes for the protein MKNLEAKLKKYTAVGMILFVFAASSLICPNSASSFTIPEKFTYDITWTGIKAGTSTLEITETDEHIKIMSTAKSADWVSVFYTVEDRIESTLLKNPHIAFGAQPSHYRVKIREGRHRRDKEFVFRNDISKVTYIDYINNEKIVYDLPSFAFDTLASFYYLRTLRLEVGKSLHVTVFDNKKVWNVEVFVLKKEKIMTPKGMVDTLLVKPSMQSEGIFFKKGDVYIWVTDDEKRIPVKLSAKIAIGSVTATITGGMY
- the hisA gene encoding 1-(5-phosphoribosyl)-5-[(5-phosphoribosylamino)methylideneamino]imidazole-4-carboxamide isomerase — encoded protein: MIVIPAIDLKQGQCVRLLQGKKEEVTVYSNSPAETARLWESCGAKLLHVVDLDGAFTGSQKNLDAIIEIRKAVSLDIEVGGGIRDIKKIDKLINIGVNRIILGTAVIENPDLFKEACKKYYGKILVGIDARNGKAAVKGWVEDTDFDAKKLARDSENSGAAGIIYTDISRDGMLTGPNIKAMLEMVDNVQIPVIASGGVSSLEDIKNLKQIKNLWGVIVGKAIYSGAVDLKEAIKIGAEGGI
- a CDS encoding 4Fe-4S binding protein; translation: MKNLRRITQGLFLLVFIFLFLQTESKGRDELGYPVKIFLDFDPLISITTLLSNHSVAEGFYLSIITIIATLLLGRVFCGWVCPLGTLNNIIGSLKKYNPKTKPLNWHKIKYYILIFLITSSVFTLQLSGILDPLSLLIRSFSVSIYPIFNYSVSAFFDAIYNLNISGLSSISEPVFSVLKKTLLSFQQPFYLQAAFVGGIFIFILGLNLFEKRFWCRYFCPLGALLGILSRFSILKRSVSEGCNSCGACGSVCQGNASPDQKEKWRDAECYYCWNCDDICPQNAVSFGFKGRKASASMDLGRRRVVTSMITGISVLPFLRQNPFLNSGHYKQDLIRPPGSLEEKDFLQKCVKCGECMKVCITNGLQPTFLEAGFEGIWSPILVPRIGYCEYRCTLCGQVCPTGAIKKLDLKEKAKIKIGLAMIDKGRCLPHAHATPCIVCEEVCPTPKKAIWFEKTKVRDRNRKEILIQQPRVDLDLCIGCGICETKCPVVDKPAIYVTSIGESRSKENQVLLK
- a CDS encoding alpha/beta hydrolase, translating into MNNKVKRVFIASVIGIASGYLLLILFVYAFQDNMVYFPTKDIAKNPKNIGLKFENLTIETSDKVNISAWYIPAKNERGVVLFCHGNAGNISHRTDSILIFHDLRMSVLIFDYRGYGKSGGRPTEKGTYLDAEAAWDYLVKTKRISPKKILIFGRSLGSAVAAELASKHKAGALIIESGFKSIPELGQRLYPYLPVKLISRFQYSTIDKVKNINTPKLFIHSPQDEMIPFEHGLEIFYAAKGPKEFLEISGTHNEGFVISGKTYIDGLNKFISKHF
- a CDS encoding glycosyltransferase family 2 protein, giving the protein MIPLSVVIITKNEEKNIADALESVRDAAEIVIFDSFSTDKTLEICKKYTDKIFQKEWQGYAKQKQSAVDIAKNRWVLILDADERVTAELKNEIKNAIENDGFDGFYLPRKNFFLGKWIKHSGWWPDYTLRVFKKDSGHMEEREVHEKIILNGSAAYLKNHLEHYTYTSISEFIKKMDNYSSLSAREMEKNGVSAGIFDLTIKPLATFIKMFFIRMGFMDGLHGLILAVFYSYYTFLKYAKTWEMSKK
- a CDS encoding UDP-glucose/GDP-mannose dehydrogenase family protein yields the protein MQIGIIGTGYVGLVTGACFAEFGLNVICVDKDKKKIRTLKKGHIPFYEPGLDDVVQKNIKNKRLKFTTKIKEAVESSSVIFIAVGTPPRGDGSADLSYVEGVSKEISKHMNSYKIIVTKSTVPVGTGRKLKEIVSKHLSEEIDFDIVSNPEFLREGAAIEDFMRPNRVIIGAHSHKAIAVMKDLYKPLYLLETPFVITDIETAELIKYASNSFLAAKISFINEIANLCEKVGADVNTVAKGMGLDHRIGSKFLHAGPGFGGSCFPKDVKALLNAGKKNNVAMNVVKAVIKTNDMQRDLAVQKIKKELKNLKGKKIAVLGIAFKPNTDDIREAPSLFIIEKLIKYGAKVTAYDPAAIDNAKEIMPDINYCKGISEAIKGADAIVIVTEWNEFRNLDMDKIKKLLKQPYFFDLRNIYEPEKMKQLGFKYFSTGRI